In a genomic window of Azospirillum lipoferum 4B:
- a CDS encoding threonine ammonia-lyase: MTITLEDVRAAAARIAGHLPRTPTVEAPRLGDMAGCRLHVKLENLHATSSFKERGALNKLLSLGEAERRAGVIAMSAGNHAQAVACHATRLGIRSTIVMPAFTPFTKVERTENLGATVELHGETLSEAAAFAHDLAARDGLTFVHPYDDPLVAAGQGTAALELLEDVPDLDVLVIPIGGGGLIAGMATAAKALRPDLEIVGVQCSLYPAVRQALAGQPITCGGATVAEGIAVKAPGALTLPIIRALVGEVVEVGEARLEEAVYRLATVQKQVAEGAGAAALAAVLEQPERYRDRKVGIVLSGGNIDSRIMAQVLMRGLVYEGRIVRLRIGITDAPGALARVTRLLGEAGANIVEVHHQRLFHNVPVKMAEVDVVLETRNQTHVETLIARMKDAGYPTSLMVEVG; the protein is encoded by the coding sequence ATGACCATAACTCTGGAGGACGTGCGCGCCGCCGCGGCGCGCATCGCGGGGCACCTGCCCCGGACGCCCACGGTAGAGGCGCCCCGCCTGGGGGACATGGCGGGATGCCGGCTGCATGTGAAGCTGGAGAACCTGCACGCCACCAGTTCCTTCAAGGAGCGTGGCGCGCTGAACAAGCTGCTGTCGCTGGGCGAGGCGGAGCGCCGCGCGGGCGTCATCGCCATGTCCGCCGGCAACCATGCCCAGGCGGTGGCCTGCCACGCCACGCGGCTCGGCATCCGTTCCACCATCGTCATGCCCGCCTTCACCCCCTTCACCAAGGTGGAGCGCACCGAGAATCTCGGCGCCACCGTCGAGCTGCATGGCGAAACGCTGAGCGAGGCCGCCGCCTTCGCCCATGACCTCGCCGCACGCGACGGGCTGACCTTCGTCCATCCCTATGACGACCCTCTGGTGGCCGCCGGCCAGGGCACCGCGGCGCTGGAACTGCTGGAGGATGTGCCTGACCTCGACGTGCTGGTGATCCCCATCGGCGGCGGCGGGCTGATCGCCGGCATGGCGACGGCGGCCAAGGCACTGCGGCCGGACCTGGAGATCGTCGGCGTCCAGTGCAGCCTCTACCCCGCGGTGCGGCAGGCGCTGGCCGGACAGCCGATCACCTGCGGCGGCGCCACGGTGGCGGAAGGCATCGCGGTGAAGGCGCCCGGCGCCCTGACCCTGCCGATCATCCGCGCCCTGGTCGGCGAGGTGGTGGAGGTGGGCGAGGCGCGGCTGGAGGAAGCGGTCTACCGCCTCGCCACCGTGCAGAAGCAGGTCGCCGAAGGGGCCGGTGCGGCGGCACTCGCCGCCGTGCTGGAGCAGCCGGAACGCTACCGCGACCGAAAGGTCGGCATCGTGCTGTCGGGCGGCAACATCGACTCCCGCATCATGGCCCAGGTTCTGATGCGCGGGCTGGTCTATGAGGGCCGCATCGTCCGCCTGCGCATCGGCATCACCGACGCCCCCGGCGCGCTGGCCCGCGTCACCCGCCTGCTGGGCGAGGCCGGCGCCAACATCGTCGAGGTCCATCACCAGCGCCTGTTCCACAATGTGCCGGTGAAGATGGCGGAGGTCGACGTGGTCCTGGAAACCCGCAACCAGACCCATGTCGAGACCCTGATCGCCCGCATGAAGGACGCCGGCTACCCGACCAGCCTGATGGTCGAGGTGGGGTGA
- a CDS encoding ABC transporter ATP-binding protein, which yields MVPPAAEPAPRTIVDIRNLTLTYQAADHPVYALSDVSLSIAKGDFISLIGPSGCGKTTLMRVVADLEQPTSGEVTVNGMTPEQARLKRAYGYVFQAPALYPWRTVERNVTLPLEIMGLPKAERQQRAREQLGLVGLSGFERKFPWQLSGGMQQRVSIARALAFNPDLLLMDEPFGALDEITRDHLNLQLTRLWLSTRKTCIFVTHSIAEAVFLSTRIVVMSPRPGRILDVIDCDGELPRERTLDIRESPEFQRIAHRVREGLMEGHSYDD from the coding sequence CTGGTTCCGCCGGCCGCCGAACCGGCGCCGCGCACCATCGTCGACATCCGCAACCTGACCCTGACCTATCAGGCCGCCGACCATCCGGTCTACGCGCTGAGCGACGTCAGCCTGTCGATTGCCAAGGGCGACTTCATCTCGCTGATCGGCCCCAGCGGCTGCGGCAAGACCACGCTGATGCGGGTGGTCGCCGACCTGGAGCAGCCGACCTCCGGCGAGGTGACGGTCAACGGCATGACGCCGGAACAGGCACGGCTGAAGCGGGCCTACGGCTATGTCTTCCAGGCCCCGGCGCTCTATCCATGGCGCACGGTCGAGCGCAACGTCACGCTGCCGCTGGAGATCATGGGGCTGCCCAAGGCCGAACGGCAGCAGCGCGCCCGCGAGCAGTTGGGCCTCGTCGGGCTGTCGGGCTTCGAGCGCAAGTTCCCCTGGCAGCTGTCCGGCGGCATGCAGCAGCGGGTGTCCATCGCCCGCGCGCTCGCCTTCAACCCCGACCTGCTTTTGATGGACGAGCCGTTCGGCGCACTGGACGAGATCACCCGCGACCATCTGAACCTCCAGCTCACCCGCCTGTGGCTGAGCACCCGCAAGACCTGCATCTTCGTCACCCACTCCATCGCCGAGGCAGTGTTCCTCTCCACCCGCATCGTGGTGATGAGCCCGCGCCCCGGCCGCATCCTCGACGTCATCGACTGCGACGGCGAGCTGCCGCGCGAGCGCACGCTGGACATCCGCGAAAGCCCGGAGTTCCAGCGCATCGCCCACCGCGTCCGCGAAGGGCTGATGGAGGGCCACAGCTATGACGACTAA
- a CDS encoding ABC transporter permease has translation MTTKTTLPVAAMALAVLVLWYAGAVWLNAPMATDALTRAGQSWTTADLIRATLAMKRPILPTPDQVAVDLYKSLTGHPVTSIRNLLYHTGVTAGAALAGFGMGVVLGVALAAGIVQARTLESSLLPWVIASQTVPILAIAPMIVVILGNMGFTGLLPKAIIAMYLCFFPITIGMVKGLRSADPLTLDLMRTYSAGTAQTFRLLRLPASLPYLFTSLKIAVAASVVGAIVAELPTGGQAGLGARLLSGSYYGQTVQIWSALVMAALLSVTLVAAVGLAERALVPGGRGGAR, from the coding sequence ATGACGACTAAAACCACCCTTCCGGTCGCCGCGATGGCGCTGGCGGTTCTGGTGCTGTGGTATGCGGGTGCCGTCTGGCTGAACGCGCCGATGGCGACGGATGCGCTGACCCGCGCCGGCCAAAGCTGGACCACCGCCGACCTGATCCGCGCCACGCTGGCGATGAAGCGGCCGATCCTGCCGACGCCGGATCAGGTGGCGGTCGACCTCTACAAATCCTTGACCGGCCATCCGGTGACCAGCATCCGCAACCTGCTCTACCACACCGGCGTCACCGCCGGGGCGGCGCTGGCCGGCTTCGGCATGGGGGTGGTTCTGGGGGTGGCTTTGGCGGCGGGGATCGTCCAGGCGCGCACGCTGGAATCGAGCCTGCTGCCCTGGGTCATCGCCTCCCAGACCGTGCCGATCCTGGCCATCGCGCCGATGATCGTCGTCATCCTCGGCAACATGGGCTTCACCGGACTGCTGCCCAAAGCGATCATCGCCATGTATCTGTGCTTCTTCCCGATCACCATCGGCATGGTGAAGGGGCTGCGCTCCGCCGATCCGCTGACGCTGGACCTGATGCGGACCTACAGCGCCGGGACGGCCCAGACCTTCCGCCTGCTGCGCCTGCCGGCCTCCCTGCCCTACCTGTTCACCAGCCTGAAGATCGCGGTCGCCGCCAGCGTCGTCGGCGCCATCGTCGCCGAGTTGCCGACCGGCGGGCAGGCGGGCTTGGGCGCGCGGCTGCTGTCCGGCTCCTATTATGGCCAGACCGTGCAGATCTGGAGCGCCCTGGTGATGGCAGCATTGCTGAGCGTCACGCTGGTCGCCGCGGTGGGCCTCGCCGAACGGGCGCTGGTGCCGGGCGGCCGCGGAGGTGCGCGATGA
- a CDS encoding ABC transporter permease gives MKRPTMAPWPLVMLAAPLLPFAGLDGTTLFLPQLPIALALFAVTVATILGRRLPGSTLGEALLLLAGVAAAYAAPLVLLTQGYGLAQAGGLWVYLAGATLLLWRVLALLAEASGPARLAGPALFGLALVMLWEILTRGFQVPTILLPPPSAVLAAFAVHAADLWDDFRQTVLISVLRGYLIGCGAGFLVAILADRVPFLARGLLPLGSLASAVPVVGIAPIMVMWFGFDWQSKAAVIVVMTFFPMLINTLAGLQSAERIQLDLMRSYGAGYWRTLAMLRLPCALPFLFNGLKINSTLALIGAIVAEFFGTPVVGMGFRISTQVARMNLDVVWATIAVAALTGSLLYGALALAERRVTAWHPSLRKR, from the coding sequence ATGAAGCGTCCCACCATGGCGCCCTGGCCGCTCGTCATGCTGGCCGCCCCGCTGCTGCCCTTCGCCGGCCTGGACGGCACCACCCTGTTCCTGCCGCAGCTTCCCATCGCACTGGCTCTGTTCGCCGTGACCGTTGCGACGATCCTCGGCCGCCGCCTGCCCGGTTCCACACTGGGCGAGGCCCTGCTCCTGCTGGCCGGGGTTGCTGCCGCCTATGCCGCGCCGCTGGTGCTGCTGACGCAGGGCTATGGCCTCGCCCAGGCCGGCGGCTTGTGGGTCTATCTGGCCGGCGCCACCCTGCTGCTGTGGCGGGTGCTGGCGCTGCTGGCGGAGGCCAGCGGTCCGGCGCGGCTAGCCGGCCCCGCCCTGTTCGGACTGGCGCTGGTGATGCTGTGGGAGATCCTGACCCGCGGCTTTCAGGTCCCGACCATCCTGTTGCCGCCGCCCAGCGCGGTGCTGGCCGCCTTCGCCGTCCATGCCGCCGATCTGTGGGACGATTTCCGCCAGACGGTGCTGATCTCCGTCCTGCGCGGCTATCTGATCGGCTGCGGCGCCGGCTTTCTCGTGGCGATCCTGGCCGACCGGGTGCCTTTCCTGGCGCGCGGGCTGCTGCCGCTCGGCAGCCTCGCCAGCGCGGTGCCGGTGGTGGGAATCGCGCCGATCATGGTGATGTGGTTCGGCTTCGACTGGCAGTCCAAGGCCGCCGTGATCGTGGTGATGACCTTCTTCCCCATGCTGATCAACACGCTGGCCGGGCTGCAGAGCGCCGAGCGCATTCAACTGGACCTGATGCGGTCCTACGGCGCCGGTTACTGGCGCACGCTGGCGATGCTGCGGCTTCCCTGCGCCTTGCCCTTTTTGTTCAACGGACTGAAGATCAACTCAACCTTGGCCCTAATCGGAGCCATCGTCGCCGAGTTCTTCGGGACGCCGGTGGTGGGGATGGGCTTCCGCATCTCCACCCAGGTCGCCCGGATGAATCTGGACGTGGTGTGGGCGACCATCGCCGTCGCCGCGCTCACCGGATCGCTGCTCTACGGCGCCTTGGCGCTGGCCGAGCGGCGCGTCACCGCCTGGCACCCGTCTTTGCGCAAACGCTGA
- a CDS encoding ABC transporter substrate-binding protein, protein MKTLASAVLLAATALTGLAGWGAPAAAADALTLQLKWVTQAQFAGYYVAAAKGFYKDAGLDVTIKAGGPDINPTQIIAAGGADVIVDWMPSALASREKGVPLVNIAQMFQKSGMMLTCRKDANIKDPKDFKGNTLGVWFSGNEYPFLSWMSKLGYSTSGSSPDVKVLKQGFNVDPLLQKQAACISTMTYNEYWQLIEAGMKADELTVFKYQDQGVATLEDGLYATEKSLSDPKIVEKLAKFVKASAKGWEYAAKNQAEAVKIVLENDTTGAQTEEHQTTMMQEVAKLIEGGAKGTGYLDPADFNRTVDILMSGASAPVISKKPEGAFSHAVFDAAAKL, encoded by the coding sequence ATGAAGACCCTTGCCTCCGCCGTCCTGCTCGCCGCCACCGCGCTCACCGGCCTCGCCGGCTGGGGTGCGCCGGCCGCCGCCGCCGATGCGCTGACCTTGCAGCTGAAATGGGTCACCCAGGCCCAGTTCGCCGGCTATTACGTCGCGGCCGCCAAGGGCTTCTACAAGGACGCCGGACTGGACGTCACCATCAAGGCCGGCGGCCCCGACATCAACCCGACCCAGATCATCGCCGCCGGCGGCGCCGACGTGATCGTCGACTGGATGCCATCGGCGCTCGCCAGCCGGGAAAAGGGCGTGCCGCTGGTCAACATCGCCCAGATGTTCCAGAAGTCGGGCATGATGCTGACCTGCCGCAAGGACGCCAACATCAAGGATCCGAAGGACTTCAAGGGCAACACGCTGGGCGTCTGGTTCTCCGGCAACGAATATCCGTTCCTGTCCTGGATGAGCAAGCTGGGCTATTCCACCTCCGGCTCCAGCCCCGACGTCAAGGTGCTGAAGCAGGGCTTCAACGTCGATCCGCTGCTGCAGAAGCAGGCGGCCTGCATCTCCACCATGACCTACAACGAATATTGGCAGCTGATCGAAGCCGGCATGAAGGCCGACGAGCTGACCGTCTTCAAATACCAGGACCAGGGCGTCGCGACGCTGGAGGACGGGCTCTACGCCACCGAGAAGTCGCTGTCCGATCCCAAGATCGTCGAAAAGCTGGCGAAATTCGTCAAGGCCTCGGCCAAGGGCTGGGAGTATGCCGCCAAGAACCAGGCGGAGGCGGTGAAGATCGTGCTGGAGAACGACACCACCGGCGCCCAGACCGAGGAACACCAGACCACCATGATGCAGGAGGTCGCCAAGCTGATCGAGGGCGGCGCCAAGGGCACCGGCTATCTCGACCCGGCCGACTTCAACCGCACGGTGGACATCCTGATGTCGGGCGCCTCGGCGCCGGTGATCTCCAAGAAGCCGGAGGGCGCCTTCAGCCACGCGGTGTTCGACGCGGCGGCCAAGCTGTAA